A window from Nitrosopumilus sp. encodes these proteins:
- a CDS encoding mechanosensitive ion channel family protein has translation MVFEILDTQIIEGISIWSLLVTGIIVFAGVIVAKIVRMIFKKKFAPNLPVDTVKTFDKLIYYGIIIIFLLAATASQGIDVGALVVGAGFLGIVIGFAAQSVVSNMISGVFMLIEKPVRQGENVEVVDVNVIGRLIEINTFSSKIQQFDGTVVRIPNEKMFTSNLRTFSLSEVRRSEVSVGIGYGENVDNAIKTIKNAIEKNVVYSLMEPAPEFWISELGDNSVNILVRVWHPRDDLAEVMPNLLKVIKNALDDAGIEIPFPQRVVWKGSSNE, from the coding sequence ATGGTCTTTGAAATTTTAGACACTCAAATAATTGAAGGAATCTCAATTTGGAGTTTACTTGTTACTGGAATTATTGTATTTGCAGGTGTCATAGTTGCCAAAATAGTTCGTATGATATTTAAGAAAAAATTTGCACCTAATTTGCCAGTTGATACAGTAAAGACCTTTGACAAACTAATCTATTATGGAATAATCATAATTTTCTTGCTTGCTGCAACTGCAAGTCAAGGAATAGATGTTGGCGCATTAGTAGTTGGTGCAGGATTCTTAGGAATTGTGATTGGATTTGCTGCTCAATCAGTTGTATCCAATATGATTTCTGGTGTGTTTATGCTCATTGAGAAACCTGTTAGACAGGGTGAAAATGTTGAGGTTGTAGATGTAAATGTTATTGGGAGGTTAATTGAGATTAATACATTTTCATCAAAGATTCAACAATTTGATGGTACTGTTGTTAGGATTCCTAATGAAAAAATGTTTACATCTAATCTCAGAACATTCTCACTTTCTGAGGTAAGAAGAAGTGAGGTGTCAGTGGGAATAGGATATGGTGAAAATGTGGATAATGCCATTAAAACCATAAAAAATGCAATTGAGAAAAATGTAGTATATTCTCTCATGGAGCCTGCTCCTGAGTTTTGGATCTCAGAACTTGGAGATAACAGTGTCAACATATTGGTTCGTGTATGGCATCCTCGTGATGATCTAGCAGAAGTAATGCCCAATTTACTCAAAGTTATCAAAAACGCTTTAGATGATGCAGGAATTGAGATTCCATTCCCGCAAAGGGTAGTGTGGAAGGGTAGTTCAAATGAATAG
- a CDS encoding DUF432 domain-containing protein, translated as MSSKINMEKNDYSGFGQYDISEKLELRLPKTEINIEIKEGNRFSYYRKNSEDQEIRKSIPQSSGKIKIELCPILPMNLPAKKTNDLIFLRLAESIFVEKKSTTSILIQFPMEIGIYIINQDETKDLFDCFTCEPMHSRFALYGTPEKGNLCMYSKVKLLEKNDVDPYVFARMKVDISNNLDEGKLIGKLVFPIGSHNFYYSEGSSEVHVDDIEVTLKQESKISLIDIKRKGYVNKGAGLKLVSYLTTDDSIYTMDKGFN; from the coding sequence GTGAGTTCTAAAATAAACATGGAAAAAAATGATTATTCTGGATTTGGTCAATATGACATTTCAGAAAAATTAGAATTGAGATTGCCAAAAACAGAGATCAATATTGAAATTAAAGAGGGTAACCGATTTTCATATTACAGAAAAAACTCCGAAGATCAAGAAATAAGAAAATCGATCCCACAATCAAGTGGAAAAATCAAGATTGAATTATGTCCTATTTTACCCATGAATCTTCCTGCAAAAAAGACAAATGATTTAATTTTTCTCCGGTTGGCAGAATCAATTTTTGTTGAAAAAAAATCCACAACTAGTATTCTGATACAGTTTCCAATGGAAATTGGGATTTACATAATTAATCAAGATGAAACAAAAGATCTTTTTGATTGCTTTACTTGCGAACCAATGCATTCTAGATTTGCATTATATGGAACTCCTGAGAAGGGTAATCTTTGTATGTATTCAAAAGTAAAACTTTTAGAAAAAAATGATGTGGATCCATATGTTTTTGCACGGATGAAGGTAGATATTTCTAATAATTTGGACGAGGGAAAATTAATTGGTAAGTTAGTATTTCCAATTGGAAGTCATAATTTTTACTATTCAGAAGGTTCCTCAGAGGTACATGTTGATGACATTGAAGTGACTCTAAAACAGGAATCAAAAATATCACTGATTGACATTAAACGTAAAGGTTATGTGAACAAAGGTGCTGGTTTGAAATTAGTCTCATATCTCACTACTGATGATAGTATTTACACAATGGATAAGGGGTTTAATTAA
- a CDS encoding nitroreductase family protein, whose amino-acid sequence MDTFDAINQRRSVKNFDKNYKMTKDEIDKLLELAVLSPTSYNIQNWRFVTVTDQAIKDKLSELSHGQQQVSDASLVIILCADLNSWDKEPERYWANIPLESRNALVKSIRNSYNGKPQQQRDEAMRSCGMAAQTIMLAAKSMGYDTCPMKGFDYDAVGNMINLPPDYVISMMVVVGKKTKEASARGGQLPLSDVVFENTF is encoded by the coding sequence ATGGATACATTTGATGCAATTAATCAACGACGCTCTGTGAAAAATTTTGATAAAAACTACAAGATGACAAAAGATGAGATTGATAAACTCTTGGAACTTGCAGTCTTGTCTCCTACATCATACAACATACAAAACTGGAGATTTGTTACAGTAACTGATCAGGCAATCAAAGATAAACTATCTGAACTCTCTCATGGACAACAACAAGTATCTGATGCATCACTTGTGATAATTCTATGTGCTGACTTGAATTCCTGGGACAAAGAACCTGAGAGATACTGGGCAAACATACCACTAGAGTCACGTAATGCATTAGTTAAATCTATTAGAAACTCGTATAATGGAAAGCCTCAACAACAACGAGACGAGGCAATGCGCTCTTGTGGAATGGCAGCTCAGACTATAATGCTTGCAGCCAAATCTATGGGATATGATACATGTCCTATGAAGGGATTTGACTATGATGCAGTTGGAAATATGATTAACCTGCCACCAGACTATGTCATATCTATGATGGTAGTTGTGGGAAAGAAAACCAAGGAAGCATCTGCAAGGGGCGGGCAATTACCTCTATCTGATGTAGTTTTTGAGAACACATTCTAA
- a CDS encoding NAD(P)/FAD-dependent oxidoreductase yields the protein MKIAVMGMGVAGSYLMARLKNSEHEVVGYERSVEEKHDSICAWGTIKPVLKEFCKKTGRDFDDFLIHDGKNMHVKMNNDVKFDIGLKGLCTYNKLGLIKDFIKDSKIIYGKAPKLEELEKEYDMIVDCTGFNRVYLPKLKEDFFLPTYEYKVEYENGVPYDDFYIEPFPGMSGYFWYFPLGEKTAHIGAGDYNKQHIKATDEFLKKHGGKVVATKGRPIRLATPDRCKPYYSGKVVGVGESIGTVYALLGEGIIPSMQCVEIFLENMNDFKAYEKAVEKHYKVYAKVFNFVRAKIHKDFSFFKALPDFIAIFRYMKKNEDRFGMDIKIADLMKVAKA from the coding sequence GTGAAGATTGCAGTAATGGGAATGGGTGTTGCAGGCTCTTATCTCATGGCCCGACTAAAAAATTCTGAACATGAAGTAGTAGGTTATGAGAGAAGTGTTGAAGAAAAGCATGATTCTATTTGTGCATGGGGAACAATCAAACCAGTACTAAAAGAGTTTTGTAAAAAGACAGGAAGAGACTTTGATGACTTTTTAATTCATGATGGAAAAAATATGCATGTCAAGATGAACAATGATGTAAAATTTGATATTGGATTGAAGGGATTATGCACATATAACAAACTTGGATTAATCAAGGATTTCATAAAAGACTCTAAGATAATTTATGGTAAAGCACCAAAGCTAGAAGAATTAGAAAAAGAATATGACATGATAGTTGACTGTACTGGATTTAACAGAGTATATCTTCCAAAATTAAAAGAAGATTTTTTCCTGCCAACATATGAGTACAAAGTAGAGTATGAAAATGGCGTACCATATGATGACTTTTACATTGAGCCATTTCCTGGAATGTCAGGATACTTTTGGTATTTCCCACTTGGTGAGAAAACAGCACACATTGGTGCAGGAGATTACAATAAACAACACATCAAAGCAACTGATGAATTTTTGAAAAAACATGGAGGCAAAGTAGTTGCAACAAAAGGACGTCCAATTAGACTTGCAACACCAGATAGATGCAAGCCATACTATTCAGGCAAAGTAGTGGGGGTTGGTGAATCAATTGGAACAGTTTATGCGCTGCTAGGAGAAGGAATCATACCATCAATGCAGTGTGTTGAGATATTTTTAGAAAACATGAATGACTTTAAGGCATATGAGAAAGCAGTGGAGAAACATTACAAAGTGTATGCTAAGGTGTTTAATTTTGTCAGGGCAAAAATTCACAAAGACTTTAGTTTTTTCAAGGCATTGCCAGACTTTATTGCAATATTTAGATACATGAAAAAGAATGAAGACAGGTTTGGAATGGATATTAAAATTGCCGACCTAATGAAAGTAGCTAAAGCCTAG
- a CDS encoding YkgJ family cysteine cluster protein: MSQKEIEESLNLLEKDWTVDPILRQFMLGKITDVSDYPIKVKDVVFHVPYLNSEKKYILWKCYWPDCHNCCDRQGRLPLTSDDLITIGKGLKYQKPSDFIKNETITTTYQEPGPSGQMTTMTTINLKRKTDETESEDGTHISCRFLDEEGGCSMHPDRPGVCYLYPFSSWLENEKGKARVHATYQFTGDCPGFYLAENLDPMKDEFKAYSKTIYDYNMASNRTSREGFSSISFS; encoded by the coding sequence TTGTCACAAAAAGAAATTGAAGAATCCCTGAATTTGTTAGAAAAAGATTGGACTGTAGATCCAATTCTGCGCCAATTTATGCTAGGTAAAATTACAGATGTATCTGACTATCCAATCAAAGTCAAAGATGTGGTGTTTCATGTGCCTTATCTTAACTCTGAGAAAAAATATATTCTGTGGAAATGCTATTGGCCTGACTGTCATAATTGCTGTGATAGACAAGGGAGACTACCATTAACATCTGATGACTTGATTACAATTGGGAAAGGATTGAAATACCAAAAGCCATCTGATTTTATAAAAAATGAAACTATTACTACTACCTATCAGGAACCTGGCCCCTCTGGTCAGATGACTACAATGACTACAATTAATCTAAAAAGAAAGACTGATGAGACTGAATCTGAGGATGGAACACACATTTCTTGTAGATTTTTAGATGAAGAGGGAGGATGCAGCATGCATCCAGACAGACCTGGTGTATGTTATCTGTATCCGTTTTCCAGCTGGCTTGAAAATGAAAAGGGAAAGGCTCGTGTACATGCAACTTATCAGTTTACAGGTGATTGTCCTGGATTTTACTTGGCAGAAAATTTAGATCCTATGAAAGATGAGTTCAAGGCGTACTCAAAGACAATCTATGATTACAACATGGCCTCAAACAGAACAAGCAGAGAAGGATTCAGCTCAATTAGTTTCAGCTAG
- a CDS encoding 30S ribosomal protein S7: MAETKNLLLFRKWDLSNIEIKDPGLKTAISLRKQILPYTYGRSALKRFNKADVNIVERLINKTMHFGKKYAKNTGRMTGKKTKLLNTVKTAFDIIALKTGQNPVEVLVRAVEFSAPNEDTTRIVYGGTVYHVSVDVAPLRRVDLALKFIADAIKEATFSNPKPIEEHMAEHLMLAAANDPNAPSVKKKNELERIAQASR, translated from the coding sequence ATGGCTGAAACTAAAAATTTATTATTATTTAGAAAATGGGATTTATCTAACATAGAGATAAAAGATCCTGGACTAAAGACTGCTATCTCTTTGAGAAAACAAATTCTACCTTATACTTATGGTCGCTCTGCACTAAAGAGATTCAACAAAGCTGATGTTAATATCGTTGAGCGATTAATCAACAAAACAATGCACTTTGGAAAAAAGTATGCAAAGAACACTGGTAGAATGACTGGTAAAAAAACAAAACTACTCAATACTGTAAAAACAGCATTTGATATTATTGCCCTTAAAACTGGCCAAAATCCAGTTGAAGTTCTGGTTAGAGCAGTTGAATTTTCTGCACCAAACGAGGATACAACCAGAATTGTATATGGTGGTACAGTTTACCATGTATCAGTTGATGTTGCCCCTCTCAGAAGAGTTGACTTGGCCTTGAAGTTTATTGCAGATGCAATTAAAGAAGCAACGTTTTCAAATCCAAAACCAATCGAAGAGCACATGGCAGAGCATCTAATGCTTGCAGCAGCCAATGATCCTAATGCCCCTTCCGTAAAAAAGAAAAACGAATTAGAGCGTATAGCACAAGCATCTAGATAG
- a CDS encoding 30S ribosomal protein S12 produces MRKSPLGLFAGRVLTSKKKTQRWAISTYKRRKLGIDKKADPLGGAPQAKGIVLEKVGIAAKQPNSAIRKCVRVQLIKNGKTVTAFLPRDGAMNFIDEHDEVHIQGMGATQGGAMGDIPGVRFKVFKVNGTSLHELVIGKKEKPRR; encoded by the coding sequence ATGAGAAAATCACCACTTGGATTATTTGCTGGCAGAGTTTTGACTTCAAAAAAGAAGACACAACGCTGGGCCATCTCAACTTACAAAAGAAGAAAACTTGGTATTGATAAAAAGGCTGATCCACTTGGTGGAGCTCCGCAAGCAAAAGGTATTGTTCTAGAAAAAGTTGGTATCGCAGCAAAACAGCCAAACTCTGCTATCAGAAAATGTGTTAGAGTTCAATTAATTAAAAACGGTAAAACAGTTACAGCATTCTTACCACGAGACGGTGCCATGAACTTTATTGATGAACACGACGAGGTTCATATTCAAGGTATGGGTGCAACTCAAGGTGGTGCAATGGGAGATATTCCTGGTGTTAGATTCAAAGTTTTCAAAGTTAACGGTACATCACTTCATGAATTGGTGATTGGAAAGAAGGAGAAACCAAGGAGATAG
- a CDS encoding NusA-like transcription termination signal-binding factor, whose protein sequence is MTQSIKLTTDQMRMMSLFQNVTGATARDCVEDEKQDRVIFVVNSGKMGLAIGKGGVHIKSLQNIVKRNVELVEFDEDPAKFLSTLLNSKLISEVKINTRADGSKQAIVMVDPRKKGIVVGREGRNAEKARLLAKRYFDISSVLINSPERATLEM, encoded by the coding sequence ATGACACAATCAATTAAACTAACAACTGATCAGATGCGTATGATGTCTCTTTTCCAAAACGTAACAGGTGCAACAGCTCGTGATTGTGTGGAAGATGAAAAACAAGATAGAGTAATTTTTGTGGTTAATTCTGGTAAAATGGGACTTGCAATTGGTAAGGGCGGTGTTCACATTAAATCCTTACAAAATATTGTTAAAAGAAATGTTGAATTAGTTGAATTTGATGAGGATCCGGCCAAATTTTTATCAACTTTGCTTAATTCAAAACTAATCTCAGAAGTAAAAATAAATACACGAGCAGATGGATCAAAACAAGCAATAGTCATGGTCGACCCGAGAAAAAAAGGAATAGTTGTTGGAAGAGAAGGCAGAAATGCCGAGAAAGCAAGATTACTTGCAAAACGATATTTTGATATTAGTAGCGTATTGATTAACAGTCCTGAACGCGCAACTTTGGAGATGTAA
- a CDS encoding ribosomal L7Ae/L30e/S12e/Gadd45 family protein produces the protein MSKILEKSLRDAHKEDALTIGTRQVLNSLKNSRLIVLSRSVKKETLEKIELDAKKEKIPLVNFQGTSVALGRLCGLQFRISTISFTSIDDANIKSILKDTEAEEKHE, from the coding sequence ATGAGTAAGATACTTGAAAAATCATTAAGAGATGCGCATAAAGAAGATGCGTTAACAATAGGTACTAGACAAGTTTTGAACTCTTTAAAAAATTCCAGGCTAATTGTATTGTCTCGTTCGGTAAAAAAAGAAACACTCGAGAAAATTGAATTAGATGCAAAAAAAGAAAAAATACCTTTAGTAAACTTTCAAGGAACATCAGTTGCATTAGGTAGGTTATGCGGCTTACAATTTAGAATTTCAACAATATCATTTACATCAATCGATGACGCAAACATCAAATCAATTTTAAAAGATACAGAAGCTGAGGAAAAACATGAATAA
- a CDS encoding tetratricopeptide repeat protein, which translates to MLVYFAAITLVLAVILSPLIFEDAFAESFTITFDKIMYSTGDSITISGDILDFGMPVIAMSIYDPDGKILSTDDLEILPDNTFSKKFVLDSPFYKKSGEYMVKVSYGEISEDYFFLIDDSDIEEPEIVIETFEDPEIILLYTDKKKYTNNDVIEITGLVSALDSPSVLIGIYDPSGMPGGFYFGTVDSNLEFSTSFLVKSGVNFVAEGTYSIKAHYGETEEVSFFDYYATPQDTTKDTTTKTQDTTTKTQDTTKDTTTKTQDDVTVVEEKEKESTKVPTTKTSVDVIPKSSSSTTLSEKIDNKNNNNNISITNDPKSKTNDPIIKTPSENITSEKTNDSKIIETKTIDEKNTNNKINNNKEINKQNNLSVEDIELGIMLNEINLNCDSSILTDTISYYDGMGPALYRLCKFDSSLSFFNESLVKNPNDVEVITNKGSTLGKLGYFSEAIAYYDQAIKLDPDFLPAKNNKANALANLQNYDAAILLYNEILEKSPDYLTAKKNLDTVLLLNMDTDNLVSTQTNSDAENFVFVESSKKTIQNNQKTQESADFIGEIGRVFSTLGSLFGFLN; encoded by the coding sequence GTGTTAGTGTACTTTGCAGCAATTACCCTAGTGTTAGCAGTCATCTTATCTCCATTGATTTTTGAAGATGCATTTGCTGAATCATTTACTATAACTTTTGACAAGATAATGTACAGTACTGGCGATTCAATCACTATATCAGGTGATATTCTTGACTTTGGAATGCCAGTAATTGCCATGAGCATTTATGATCCTGATGGAAAAATACTATCTACTGATGATTTAGAAATTTTGCCTGACAATACATTTTCAAAAAAATTTGTTTTGGATTCTCCATTTTATAAAAAGTCTGGAGAATACATGGTAAAGGTAAGCTATGGAGAAATCTCTGAAGATTATTTTTTTCTCATAGATGACTCTGATATTGAAGAACCTGAAATAGTTATTGAAACCTTTGAGGACCCTGAAATAATTTTACTATACACTGATAAAAAAAAATATACTAACAATGATGTAATTGAAATTACGGGTCTGGTCTCTGCGCTAGATTCTCCATCTGTGTTAATTGGAATTTATGATCCATCTGGAATGCCAGGAGGATTTTACTTTGGTACAGTTGATTCTAATCTGGAATTTTCTACAAGTTTTCTTGTAAAGTCTGGAGTTAATTTTGTAGCTGAAGGAACATACTCGATTAAAGCTCACTATGGAGAAACAGAAGAAGTATCTTTTTTTGATTATTATGCAACTCCTCAAGACACAACTAAAGACACAACTACAAAGACTCAAGACACAACTACAAAGACTCAAGACACAACTAAAGACACAACTACAAAGACTCAAGATGATGTCACAGTAGTAGAAGAAAAAGAAAAAGAGTCTACCAAAGTACCAACAACTAAAACCAGTGTTGATGTTATCCCTAAATCTTCTTCTTCTACTACATTATCTGAAAAAATTGATAATAAAAATAATAACAATAATATTTCAATTACAAATGATCCCAAATCAAAAACTAATGATCCAATAATTAAAACCCCTTCAGAAAACATTACATCTGAAAAAACAAATGATTCTAAAATTATTGAAACAAAAACTATTGATGAAAAAAATACTAATAACAAAATTAATAACAATAAAGAAATTAACAAACAAAACAATCTATCTGTTGAAGATATAGAACTTGGAATAATGCTAAATGAAATTAATTTAAATTGTGATTCTAGTATCTTAACTGATACTATTTCATATTATGATGGAATGGGTCCTGCTTTGTATAGGCTATGTAAATTTGATAGTTCTCTGAGTTTTTTTAATGAGTCATTAGTCAAAAACCCTAATGATGTAGAAGTTATTACAAACAAGGGTTCTACCTTGGGTAAATTAGGGTACTTCTCTGAGGCAATAGCATACTATGATCAGGCCATAAAACTTGATCCTGATTTTCTGCCTGCTAAAAATAACAAGGCAAACGCCCTTGCAAATCTCCAAAATTATGATGCTGCCATTTTATTATATAATGAAATCTTAGAGAAAAGTCCAGATTATCTAACTGCCAAAAAAAATCTTGATACTGTTTTATTGTTAAATATGGATACTGATAATTTAGTTTCTACACAAACAAACTCTGATGCTGAAAATTTTGTTTTTGTAGAATCATCTAAAAAAACGATTCAAAACAATCAGAAAACACAAGAGTCAGCTGACTTTATTGGCGAAATAGGTCGTGTGTTTTCTACTTTGGGCTCTCTATTTGGATTTCTGAACTGA
- a CDS encoding ribonucleoprotein: MADEITTLMNNSKGKVVLLRLRNTRTVQGALIDFDIHMNLTLENAEDVSEDKVEKLGKILLRGDNILAISLPEENS; the protein is encoded by the coding sequence ATGGCAGATGAAATTACAACATTAATGAATAACAGTAAAGGTAAGGTCGTTTTACTCCGACTGAGAAACACAAGAACCGTTCAGGGTGCTTTGATTGATTTTGATATTCACATGAATCTAACTCTGGAAAATGCTGAGGACGTCTCTGAAGACAAAGTAGAAAAACTCGGGAAAATTTTACTCCGTGGTGACAATATACTGGCAATATCCTTGCCTGAAGAGAACTCTTAG